From a region of the Paenibacillus sp. R14(2021) genome:
- a CDS encoding carbohydrate ABC transporter permease produces MASFQSNKINPDRFSWGQLKFFAFLGALSVFMILPIVFIFSQALKPIDELFLYPPKFLVQHPTFENFTMLFKATDVTVIPKSKYLFNSLIVTGAVVFLSIAISAMTGFALSKKEFKLKKAVFEVNIIALMFVPAAVTIPRYLVVQKLGLTDNFLGHILPMLALPVSVFLVKQFVDQIPDALLEAARLDGANDYYVFRKVVVPMILPALATVAILSFQLAWNNTETSSLYMNKETMKTFAFYMSTLTTTTAMENNIAGQGLAAAAALLMFIPNLVIFIFMQSKVMDTMAHSGLK; encoded by the coding sequence ATGGCTTCTTTTCAAAGCAACAAGATTAACCCTGACCGTTTCAGCTGGGGGCAGCTCAAGTTTTTCGCCTTCTTGGGCGCCCTGTCCGTTTTCATGATCTTACCGATCGTGTTCATCTTCTCTCAGGCACTAAAGCCGATCGATGAGCTGTTTCTGTATCCGCCGAAGTTTCTCGTGCAGCACCCGACGTTCGAGAATTTCACGATGCTGTTCAAAGCGACGGACGTTACCGTCATTCCGAAGAGCAAATATTTGTTCAACAGTCTCATCGTAACAGGGGCTGTCGTATTTCTATCCATCGCCATCAGCGCCATGACGGGCTTCGCCTTGTCAAAGAAGGAGTTCAAGCTGAAGAAGGCCGTCTTCGAGGTCAATATCATTGCCCTCATGTTCGTTCCGGCAGCCGTGACGATTCCGCGGTACTTGGTTGTCCAGAAGCTGGGGCTGACGGACAATTTCCTGGGGCATATTCTGCCGATGCTTGCGCTGCCGGTCAGCGTATTCCTAGTCAAGCAGTTCGTGGATCAAATTCCGGATGCGCTGCTGGAAGCGGCACGGCTTGACGGCGCCAACGACTATTACGTGTTTCGTAAAGTCGTCGTGCCGATGATTCTGCCGGCACTGGCAACCGTCGCGATCCTGTCGTTTCAATTGGCATGGAACAATACGGAGACTTCCTCGCTCTATATGAATAAGGAAACGATGAAGACCTTTGCTTTCTACATGAGCACGCTGACTACGACGACGGCGATGGAAAACAATATTGCCGGCCAGGGACTTGCGGCCGCAGCCGCACTGCTTATGTTTATTCCCAATCTCGTTATATTCATTTTCATGCAAAGCAAAGTCATGGACACGATGGCGCATTCCGGGCTGAAGTGA
- a CDS encoding Gfo/Idh/MocA family protein encodes MSKRLKVAVIGAGGIFQWAHSEPLKTHPELEIAAIVDLDLAKAEAAAKQHGIPLAFRDYRDVLEMEDIDIIDICTPNLFHSEIAVAALEAGKHVFCEKPDAVSPEEAVKMQRAAEKSGKVLMVMRNNRFRPASRFIKQWIEEGGMGEAYAGRCGWTRRRGIPGKGGWFTTKELSGGGPLIDLGVHFIDLAIWFMGNPKPVSVTGATYTKFADSDDIAGSEHSKFGEKSEDEGIFDVEDLAIGFIRFDNGASLQIEFSWASNIDEEANFVELRGTKAGFNFRNGKLGIYGESSGVVTDLFPHLGEDTGGHGENLYHFVEVVTGRAKPIFTIDQGVDMINILTAIYESARTGSEVKL; translated from the coding sequence ATGTCAAAGAGACTGAAAGTTGCTGTAATCGGCGCCGGAGGAATTTTCCAATGGGCGCACTCGGAGCCGCTCAAGACGCATCCCGAGCTTGAAATCGCCGCAATCGTCGATCTTGATCTGGCTAAGGCGGAGGCCGCTGCCAAGCAGCACGGCATCCCGCTGGCGTTCAGAGACTACCGCGACGTGCTGGAAATGGAAGACATCGATATTATCGATATTTGTACGCCGAACCTGTTCCACTCCGAAATCGCGGTTGCGGCGCTGGAAGCCGGCAAACATGTCTTCTGCGAGAAGCCGGATGCGGTAAGCCCTGAAGAGGCGGTCAAAATGCAGCGGGCAGCGGAGAAGAGCGGCAAAGTGCTGATGGTTATGCGCAACAACCGGTTCCGCCCCGCTTCCAGGTTCATTAAGCAGTGGATTGAAGAAGGCGGAATGGGCGAAGCCTATGCGGGCCGCTGCGGCTGGACCCGCCGGCGGGGTATTCCGGGCAAAGGCGGCTGGTTTACGACGAAAGAGCTGTCCGGAGGAGGCCCGCTGATCGATCTCGGCGTCCATTTTATCGACTTGGCAATTTGGTTCATGGGCAATCCCAAACCGGTTTCCGTGACGGGCGCAACCTACACGAAATTCGCAGACAGTGACGACATTGCGGGCTCGGAGCATAGCAAGTTCGGCGAGAAGTCGGAGGATGAGGGCATATTCGACGTGGAAGACTTGGCGATCGGCTTCATCCGGTTCGATAACGGCGCTTCGCTGCAGATCGAATTCAGCTGGGCTTCCAATATCGACGAAGAGGCTAATTTCGTAGAGCTGCGGGGCACGAAAGCCGGCTTTAATTTCCGCAATGGCAAGCTTGGCATCTACGGCGAATCAAGCGGCGTCGTTACGGATCTGTTTCCGCATCTGGGCGAAGATACCGGCGGACACGGCGAGAACCTGTACCACTTCGTGGAAGTCGTAACAGGCCGCGCGAAGCCGATATTCACGATCGACCAGGGCGTGGATATGATCAACATCTTAACTGCAATCTATGAATCCGCCCGCACCGGCTCCGAAGTTAAACTGTAA
- a CDS encoding sugar phosphate isomerase/epimerase yields MKYSIPSYSFHGLHSEGKIDLFGYFETVKYRYHLDSADIWNMMFVSFEEDYLRKLREALDEKGMYVANLCVDYAEVWDTDPQQREIFYQNGLKNLRAAAVLGAQTVRIDMGGRELEMTEEQFDYTVKRYKEYAAYAAEHGFMVGPENHWGSSRVPANIRKVYEAVDHPNFGILLHFDNWDVDKENGDRLCAKYAFHTHLAAWVIPDCEEKLSILQEAGYKGHLGIEHHSSKNEYSQVAWQFATARNTWNLMQSKSK; encoded by the coding sequence ATGAAATATTCCATTCCGTCTTATTCGTTTCACGGGTTGCACAGCGAAGGCAAGATTGATCTCTTCGGGTATTTCGAAACGGTCAAATACCGTTATCATTTGGATTCGGCGGATATATGGAACATGATGTTCGTGAGCTTCGAGGAGGACTACCTGAGGAAATTGAGAGAAGCGCTCGATGAGAAAGGCATGTACGTGGCCAACCTGTGCGTGGATTATGCTGAGGTATGGGATACCGATCCGCAGCAGCGTGAAATATTCTATCAAAACGGGCTTAAAAATCTCAGAGCCGCAGCTGTTCTGGGCGCGCAAACCGTTCGGATCGATATGGGCGGGCGCGAGCTGGAAATGACGGAGGAGCAGTTCGACTATACGGTCAAGCGTTACAAGGAGTATGCGGCCTACGCGGCGGAGCACGGGTTTATGGTCGGTCCCGAAAATCATTGGGGATCTTCGAGAGTGCCTGCCAATATCAGAAAAGTATACGAAGCGGTGGATCATCCGAATTTCGGCATCCTGCTGCACTTTGACAACTGGGATGTCGACAAGGAGAACGGCGACCGGCTTTGTGCGAAATACGCCTTCCATACGCATTTGGCGGCATGGGTTATTCCAGATTGCGAAGAGAAGCTGTCGATCCTGCAGGAGGCGGGCTACAAGGGACATCTGGGCATCGAGCACCACTCCTCCAAGAACGAGTATTCGCAGGTGGCGTGGCAGTTCGCGACAGCGCGCAATACATGGAACTTGATGCAGTCGAAGTCGAAATAG
- a CDS encoding carbohydrate ABC transporter permease has protein sequence MSKRMREAVTGYVLVLPWIIGFLLFMAYPIYFSLYMSFNRVTITSTGIETQYIHGDNYKYAFLSDPEFVEKLLLFIKSVIGMIPIIIVFAMLVALLINQPIKMKGFFRAIFFLPVVITSGEVVNELFSQGATSIPLVEKYGIVQIIQDNLSPAWSTPIIGLIQQLILILWFSGVQILIFLAGLQKVNKQVFEAASIDGASPWVIFWKITLPAIKPFIAVNLIYTTVDLFTNSFSDVIVLIKENMFRLDTGFGYATALSWIYFGVIFVMLLLILLMFRNVDDVPMKRRKASGTR, from the coding sequence ATGTCCAAACGAATGAGGGAAGCGGTAACCGGCTACGTGCTTGTGCTTCCTTGGATCATCGGCTTCCTCTTGTTTATGGCGTACCCGATTTACTTCTCGCTATACATGAGCTTCAATCGGGTCACGATTACTTCAACGGGCATCGAAACCCAGTATATTCACGGGGACAATTACAAATACGCCTTCTTGTCCGATCCGGAGTTCGTCGAGAAGCTGCTGCTGTTCATTAAATCGGTTATCGGCATGATCCCGATCATTATCGTGTTCGCCATGCTTGTCGCGCTGCTCATCAATCAGCCGATCAAGATGAAAGGCTTCTTCCGGGCGATCTTCTTCTTGCCTGTCGTTATTACGAGCGGCGAGGTTGTCAACGAGCTGTTCAGCCAAGGTGCGACGTCGATACCGCTCGTAGAGAAGTACGGCATCGTGCAGATCATACAGGATAACCTGAGCCCCGCATGGTCGACGCCGATCATTGGCCTTATCCAGCAGCTGATCCTCATTCTGTGGTTCTCCGGCGTGCAAATTCTGATCTTCCTTGCCGGGCTGCAGAAGGTCAACAAGCAGGTGTTCGAAGCGGCATCCATCGACGGAGCATCGCCGTGGGTCATCTTCTGGAAAATCACGCTGCCCGCCATCAAGCCGTTCATCGCGGTAAATTTGATTTACACGACCGTCGATTTGTTCACGAACTCGTTCAGCGACGTCATCGTGCTGATCAAGGAAAATATGTTTCGGCTCGATACCGGCTTCGGCTATGCAACGGCTCTGTCCTGGATTTACTTCGGCGTCATCTTCGTCATGCTGCTGCTCATTCTGCTCATGTTCAGAAATGTCGATGATGTGCCCATGAAACGGAGGAAAGCTAGTGGAACACGTTAA
- a CDS encoding Gfo/Idh/MocA family protein, which yields MKKIRIGIIGAGLIGRQHLENYAKLEGAEVVALCDTNQEQLRKTAEQFGVPHTYTDFRELIQREDLDGVDVCLHNNLHAPITIAALEAGKHVYCEKPIAGSYADGQRMLDAAKQHGKMLHVQLSFLYHIETLAAKTLIEEGKLGKLYHARSTGHRRRGRPFVDGYATKEFNRKADASGGALFDMGVYRISQLLYLMGMPKVKTISGKTYQEVAMDEKRREISGFDVEELGVGFVRFEGGLTLDIIEAWAIHLNGFEGSSLVGNTGGVRFPGHTSQGETPFSYHTQLSDMDMDATFDLGYANYRWHALRENTDAYDSSQHHWIAALQGRVELLPTAEIALQTILVSEGIYLSDQLDREVTVDEVIASSKSLAIKL from the coding sequence GTGAAGAAGATCAGAATCGGCATTATCGGAGCAGGTTTAATCGGTCGGCAGCATTTGGAGAACTATGCGAAACTCGAGGGCGCGGAAGTCGTAGCGCTATGCGATACCAACCAAGAGCAGCTGCGGAAAACGGCGGAGCAGTTCGGCGTCCCGCATACGTATACGGATTTTCGCGAGCTAATACAGCGCGAAGATCTGGACGGCGTGGACGTATGCTTGCATAACAACCTCCATGCTCCGATTACGATTGCAGCGCTGGAAGCAGGGAAGCATGTCTATTGCGAGAAGCCGATCGCGGGCTCCTATGCGGACGGCCAGCGGATGCTCGACGCGGCAAAGCAGCATGGCAAAATGCTGCATGTTCAGCTCAGCTTTCTCTATCATATCGAGACGCTAGCGGCGAAAACATTAATCGAAGAAGGCAAGCTCGGCAAGCTCTATCATGCACGTTCGACCGGCCATCGCAGACGCGGCCGCCCATTCGTGGACGGCTACGCGACGAAGGAATTCAATCGCAAGGCTGATGCATCCGGCGGCGCGTTGTTCGATATGGGCGTATACCGCATCTCGCAGCTACTCTATCTGATGGGCATGCCGAAAGTGAAAACGATTTCCGGCAAGACGTACCAAGAGGTAGCGATGGACGAGAAGCGCAGAGAAATCAGCGGCTTCGACGTCGAAGAGCTGGGCGTGGGCTTTGTCCGGTTCGAAGGCGGGCTAACGCTCGATATCATTGAAGCCTGGGCGATTCATCTGAACGGCTTTGAAGGCAGCAGCCTCGTCGGCAATACCGGCGGGGTCCGGTTCCCGGGTCATACGAGCCAGGGGGAAACGCCGTTCAGTTACCACACGCAGCTGAGCGATATGGATATGGATGCGACCTTTGATCTCGGGTATGCGAACTACCGCTGGCATGCGCTTCGCGAGAATACCGACGCCTACGATTCGTCGCAGCATCACTGGATTGCCGCGCTTCAAGGCAGAGTGGAGCTGCTGCCGACGGCAGAAATCGCGCTGCAAACGATACTGGTCAGCGAAGGCATCTA
- a CDS encoding YIP1 family protein codes for MKRVLFLLLIALMLNGSTAYADVPYNTFTITDDGHGVMMQNAYVPLGVMDGNSIFEGDSEKAGSKPELKGPEDLFVDSDDNIYIADTGNARIVVLDSWGNYLRTVGEGKLSRPTGIYVSESKELYVADFGKQSVFIFDKSGALKKTIGKPKTQLYGKDTPFKPKKIIADKRGSIYIIGEGLVQGLVRLSPEGDFLGYFGGNRAGFDIVRTLQRIFYTKKQLSKITRELPLSPTNVAVDSEGLIYTSTVGINGQAIKKLNVAGKNLLSNVWSFDQISDITVDAMGNFYAVDAVRGRVLEYNRDGALMFIFSYKDTGYQRLGLLQSPTGVAVSSDGRLFVLSGERANVQVFKPTAFTLLVHKALSLYLDGKYAESREPWHEVLRQNSLFSLAHTGIGLAYFKEGQYKEAFEEFQFSKNKKEYSNAYWEIRREWIMKHAADVALTGFILILLLAAVRWSYRRFGFGRQIVHRMKTLKERRLVLQLLHAFRMLRHPVDGYYELEHNGKASVLSATILLVLLLCIRIFSLYTTNFLFASGDPKRINLLSELLIFLIPLFAWMISNYLVSVINDGEGSFKNIYKGTVYALSPYLVFGIPIALLSRTLTLMESVVYTYANNLVVLWCCLLIFIMVKEVHGYEIKDTVKNIIMTIIGMLIMAFVAFILFGLSNQVWEFVYSLYQEVNLRVR; via the coding sequence ATGAAACGGGTTTTATTTCTCCTCCTCATTGCGCTGATGCTGAACGGCAGCACCGCGTATGCCGATGTCCCTTACAATACGTTTACGATTACCGATGACGGCCATGGCGTCATGATGCAGAATGCCTATGTGCCGCTCGGCGTCATGGACGGGAACAGCATTTTCGAGGGAGATTCGGAGAAAGCCGGATCGAAGCCGGAGCTTAAAGGGCCGGAAGATCTGTTTGTCGACAGCGACGACAACATCTATATCGCCGATACGGGAAATGCAAGGATCGTCGTCCTGGATTCCTGGGGCAACTATCTGCGTACGGTCGGGGAAGGCAAGCTGTCGCGGCCCACCGGCATCTATGTGTCGGAGAGCAAGGAGCTCTATGTTGCGGATTTCGGCAAGCAAAGCGTCTTTATCTTCGATAAGAGCGGTGCGCTGAAGAAAACGATCGGCAAGCCGAAGACGCAGCTGTACGGCAAAGATACGCCGTTTAAGCCGAAGAAGATTATCGCGGATAAACGCGGCAGCATTTACATCATCGGTGAAGGCCTCGTTCAAGGCCTCGTGCGGCTGAGCCCCGAAGGGGATTTTCTCGGATACTTCGGGGGAAACCGTGCAGGCTTCGATATCGTCCGAACGCTGCAGCGGATTTTCTATACGAAGAAGCAGTTAAGCAAGATTACGCGGGAACTGCCGCTCTCTCCGACGAACGTAGCGGTAGACAGCGAAGGGCTTATTTATACCAGTACCGTGGGCATCAACGGCCAGGCCATCAAGAAGCTAAACGTGGCGGGCAAGAATTTGCTTTCGAACGTGTGGTCCTTCGATCAAATTTCGGACATCACCGTAGATGCGATGGGCAATTTCTATGCGGTCGACGCCGTTCGCGGCCGGGTTCTGGAGTATAACCGGGACGGAGCGCTCATGTTTATTTTCAGTTATAAGGACACGGGCTACCAGCGCCTTGGCTTGCTGCAGTCGCCAACCGGCGTGGCCGTCAGCTCTGATGGCAGGCTGTTCGTGCTGAGCGGGGAACGGGCGAACGTTCAAGTGTTCAAGCCGACCGCGTTTACGCTGCTTGTCCATAAAGCGCTTTCGCTGTACCTCGACGGCAAATACGCGGAGAGCCGCGAGCCTTGGCATGAGGTGCTGCGGCAGAACAGTCTCTTCTCGCTTGCCCATACCGGCATCGGTCTTGCTTATTTTAAAGAAGGCCAGTACAAGGAGGCATTTGAAGAGTTCCAGTTCTCCAAGAACAAGAAGGAATACTCGAACGCTTATTGGGAAATCCGCAGAGAGTGGATCATGAAGCATGCGGCGGATGTGGCATTAACCGGCTTTATTCTGATCCTGCTTCTTGCCGCAGTGCGCTGGTCATACCGGCGATTCGGCTTCGGCCGCCAAATCGTGCATCGCATGAAGACGCTGAAGGAGCGCCGACTGGTCTTGCAGCTCCTGCACGCGTTCCGAATGCTTCGCCATCCCGTCGACGGTTATTACGAGCTGGAGCATAACGGCAAGGCTTCGGTGCTTTCGGCGACGATCCTGCTGGTCCTGCTGCTGTGCATCCGCATCTTCAGCCTGTACACGACCAACTTCCTGTTCGCGTCCGGGGACCCGAAGCGAATCAACCTGCTGTCGGAGCTGCTGATCTTTCTAATACCGTTGTTCGCATGGATGATTTCCAATTACTTGGTCAGCGTCATCAATGACGGCGAGGGCAGTTTCAAGAACATTTACAAAGGCACCGTCTACGCACTATCTCCCTATTTGGTGTTCGGCATTCCGATCGCCTTGCTTTCGCGGACATTGACGTTGATGGAGTCTGTGGTGTATACGTATGCGAACAATTTGGTCGTGCTGTGGTGCTGTCTGCTGATATTCATCATGGTCAAAGAAGTTCACGGATACGAGATCAAGGACACCGTCAAGAACATCATCATGACGATCATCGGCATGCTCATTATGGCGTTTGTCGCATTTATTCTGTTTGGTCTTTCCAATCAAGTCTGGGAGTTCGTCTACTCGCTGTACCAAGAGGTGAATTTGCGTGTCAGATAA
- a CDS encoding carbohydrate ABC transporter permease, translated as MEHVKQLLNKALLIRLFYRGKRILLGRQGNDGIIFKLFVYGLLISVGFVYLYPILYLVSQSFKSLPDLLDPTVLWIPQKLYVQNFVQAYKVLDFMTSFWTSVMNSALPAIGQTVSCAIIGYGLAKFRFPGKPVIFGLMMITFIIPTQVVMIPLFLLFQEYGMLGSSLPFIVPALLGQGIKGVLFILIYTQFFRTIPLSLEEAAQMDGAGFIRTFFRIILPISAPALVVVFLFSMVWHWNETYLTSLYLGENLTTLPLKLKTFNDTYSRMYSSVTTAGKQQNINESIRMAGTLLIVLPLLILYLFAQKRFTEVVDKTGITGE; from the coding sequence GTGGAACACGTTAAACAGCTGCTGAACAAGGCGCTGCTCATCCGTCTCTTCTACCGCGGCAAACGTATTCTTCTCGGCAGGCAAGGCAACGACGGCATTATTTTTAAGCTGTTCGTCTACGGCCTGTTGATCAGCGTCGGCTTCGTCTACCTGTATCCGATCTTGTACTTGGTCTCCCAGAGCTTCAAGAGCCTGCCGGATTTGCTTGATCCGACGGTGCTCTGGATCCCGCAGAAGCTGTATGTTCAAAATTTCGTTCAAGCCTATAAGGTGCTCGACTTCATGACTTCGTTCTGGACGTCGGTCATGAATTCGGCGCTCCCGGCCATCGGCCAGACCGTCTCTTGCGCGATCATAGGCTATGGCTTGGCGAAATTCCGTTTTCCGGGCAAGCCGGTCATTTTCGGCCTTATGATGATTACCTTCATCATTCCGACGCAGGTGGTCATGATTCCGCTCTTCCTGCTCTTCCAGGAATACGGCATGCTTGGCTCTTCGCTCCCCTTTATCGTGCCGGCTCTACTGGGTCAAGGCATCAAAGGCGTGCTGTTTATCCTGATTTATACGCAGTTCTTCCGCACGATTCCGCTATCGCTGGAGGAAGCGGCGCAAATGGACGGCGCGGGCTTTATCCGCACGTTTTTCCGGATTATATTGCCGATCTCCGCTCCGGCGCTAGTCGTCGTGTTTCTGTTCTCGATGGTGTGGCATTGGAATGAGACCTATTTGACCTCGCTATATTTGGGCGAGAATTTAACGACGCTGCCGCTGAAGCTGAAAACCTTCAACGACACCTATTCGAGGATGTACTCGTCCGTTACGACGGCCGGGAAACAGCAGAATATTAACGAATCCATTCGGATGGCGGGGACGCTGCTCATTGTATTGCCGCTCCTCATCCTCTATCTGTTCGCGCAGAAGCGCTTTACGGAGGTTGTGGATAAGACAGGTATTACGGGGGAATAA
- a CDS encoding DUF5696 domain-containing protein: MSDNKKTAVLIAASLLAVFGMFRFVYGEEGQPEPSASTIEAASILNPKEGTFPYRSNNYTMPEQQAAAVPVRPIPSDFKLIGEGGKLALYMSEKTLAMMIKNKATGYVWSSAPKEADIESGGLNGDWKTAVKSPLLITYYDENNMLITGSYLSLGGKVVAVEAIPQGLRLKLNLTNIQAGMTLEVKLDGDSLVVSVPQPSMWEKGKSKLASIQPYPFLGAVHKADIPGYLFIPDRSGALIRFNKAHTRFDEPYVGKIYGMDIASDNMESYSGETPVPVFGVVHGPGQNGLLGIVEDGRYNAEITAYPSGLNTDFYWISPKFTIRYGYFQPTSKTMGGYNTFQKEAIASDRQVRYLFLGGDQADYVGMAKSYRSYLQDKSELVRTTKPGSDIPLQVQLFGGETEPGLLHASVVAMTTFNQARTIIDRLAAQGITHVTAEYKGWSDGGANGTRPAEFPVESKLGGQSGLKKLQQYLTSRRIPLYLANDYMNAFEGTDLLSFRKDAVRSLSNEIVEYPFFGWSSDEAFEDIMTRFISPGKAREIGEADTKKLRKIGIDGLALEGIGQFLFSDYNAKHAFTREQAAGEYRKLAEKMSGSLNRNLAMYMPNDYMWKYTNAIFGMSLGSSQYMYETDTVPFLQVLLHGIVDYYARPVNFNSSPREDMLRMVEFGAYPSVLMTHEPYSKLRDTPSTDLLATQYTDLEQPAIELYAMSNEALKHVQDATIESREVPAYGIVRVTYSNGVQIIVNYTSSDYTLDGVIVKAKSFAVNGGE; the protein is encoded by the coding sequence GTGTCAGATAACAAGAAGACGGCAGTCCTGATCGCGGCTTCTCTTCTCGCTGTTTTCGGTATGTTCCGGTTCGTATACGGCGAAGAGGGACAGCCTGAGCCTTCGGCTTCGACTATCGAAGCTGCGAGTATTCTTAATCCGAAAGAAGGCACTTTTCCTTACCGTTCCAATAATTACACCATGCCGGAGCAGCAGGCGGCAGCGGTTCCCGTTCGGCCGATTCCTTCCGATTTCAAGCTGATCGGGGAGGGCGGCAAACTGGCGCTCTATATGTCCGAGAAAACGCTTGCGATGATGATCAAGAACAAGGCAACCGGCTATGTATGGTCTTCGGCTCCGAAGGAGGCAGATATCGAATCCGGCGGGCTGAATGGGGATTGGAAGACGGCGGTGAAGTCCCCGCTGCTCATTACGTATTACGATGAGAATAACATGCTCATTACCGGCAGCTACTTGTCGCTGGGCGGCAAAGTGGTTGCGGTCGAAGCCATTCCCCAAGGCTTGCGCCTCAAGCTGAACCTGACCAATATCCAAGCAGGGATGACACTTGAGGTGAAGCTGGACGGCGATTCGCTCGTCGTTTCGGTACCTCAGCCGTCCATGTGGGAGAAAGGCAAGAGCAAGCTTGCCTCGATCCAGCCTTATCCGTTCCTCGGTGCCGTGCATAAGGCCGATATTCCGGGCTATCTCTTCATTCCAGACCGGAGCGGCGCATTGATTCGGTTCAATAAAGCGCATACGCGCTTCGACGAGCCCTATGTCGGCAAGATTTACGGCATGGATATCGCCTCCGACAATATGGAGAGTTATTCGGGAGAAACGCCTGTGCCCGTATTCGGGGTTGTTCATGGGCCCGGTCAGAACGGGCTGCTCGGTATCGTGGAGGACGGCAGGTATAATGCCGAAATTACGGCTTATCCAAGCGGCCTGAATACGGATTTCTACTGGATATCGCCGAAGTTTACGATTCGTTACGGGTACTTCCAGCCGACCAGCAAGACGATGGGCGGCTATAATACCTTCCAGAAGGAAGCGATCGCGAGCGATCGGCAAGTACGTTATCTGTTCCTCGGCGGCGATCAGGCCGACTATGTCGGTATGGCCAAGTCATACCGTTCGTACCTGCAGGATAAAAGCGAGCTGGTCCGGACGACGAAGCCGGGCTCCGACATTCCGCTGCAGGTCCAGCTGTTCGGCGGCGAAACTGAGCCGGGCCTGCTGCATGCAAGCGTAGTTGCCATGACGACGTTCAATCAAGCCCGAACGATCATCGACCGGCTTGCAGCCCAAGGCATAACGCATGTGACGGCCGAGTATAAAGGCTGGTCGGACGGCGGAGCGAACGGTACGCGTCCGGCGGAATTCCCGGTCGAGTCCAAGCTTGGCGGACAAAGCGGCTTGAAAAAGCTGCAGCAGTACTTGACCAGCAGACGCATTCCGCTTTATTTGGCTAACGATTACATGAATGCTTTCGAAGGAACGGATCTGCTCAGCTTCCGCAAGGATGCGGTAAGGTCACTCAGCAACGAGATCGTCGAATATCCGTTCTTTGGCTGGAGTTCGGATGAAGCTTTCGAGGATATCATGACCCGGTTCATCAGCCCCGGCAAAGCGCGCGAAATCGGAGAAGCGGATACGAAGAAGCTTCGGAAGATAGGGATCGACGGGCTTGCGCTGGAAGGGATCGGACAGTTCCTGTTCTCCGACTATAATGCCAAGCATGCGTTTACGCGCGAGCAGGCTGCCGGCGAGTACCGCAAGCTCGCAGAGAAGATGTCCGGAAGCTTGAACCGTAATTTGGCCATGTATATGCCGAACGATTACATGTGGAAGTATACGAACGCGATATTCGGCATGTCGCTCGGCTCCTCTCAGTACATGTACGAGACGGACACCGTTCCATTCCTGCAGGTGCTGCTTCACGGCATCGTGGATTACTACGCGCGTCCCGTCAATTTCAATTCCAGTCCGCGCGAGGATATGCTCCGCATGGTGGAATTCGGCGCCTATCCTTCGGTGTTGATGACGCATGAGCCGTATTCCAAGCTGAGAGATACGCCGTCGACGGACTTGCTCGCCACGCAGTATACGGATTTGGAACAGCCGGCGATTGAGCTTTACGCCATGTCGAACGAAGCGCTGAAGCATGTGCAGGATGCGACGATCGAATCACGCGAAGTTCCGGCTTACGGCATCGTGAGGGTGACGTATTCGAACGGTGTGCAAATCATCGTCAACTATACGTCAAGCGACTACACGCTGGACGGCGTTATCGTCAAAGCGAAAAGCTTCGCGGTCAACGGAGGAGAGTAG